The stretch of DNA ATAGAAGACAAGGAAGGAAGAATAGAAGTTCTCAACTTTTTGTGTGTTTATTCTAATGGAAATGAGCTCAATTTATCGTGTAGATGTCCAACAACCAATTCCATGTAAACCACACAATTATGACAACCCACAAAAATTTGTGCTATAAAAGTGGAGTGCATCTTGAAAGAGTCCAAACATGctgacaacaacaaataatggTCTGCATGGCTCCGAAAATCAAGAaggcacaaaataaattaaataaaggctTTCTTTATGAATGGTTTTCCAACAAATGCTTCTATGCAAGCTGTGCTTCAAAGAACAACAATTAAGATAGTATGTTCCTAGCATGGTTTGAAGCTAATAAGAATTATTCAAGTGCTAGGATGTTGACGAATAAAGAAATGCCAAACAGttctatttagaaaaaaaaaaaaaggaacgaGAATGGCATATAAGAAAGCGGGGATTTTCTATCTGTCGTTTGTATTATGTGCCTCCTGGAACTAGGGAGATCTTCTACCTTAGGtgtttattgaatttcattcGTGGCCTGACATGTTTTGAAAATCATTAGGTAGTTGATGGAATTTAGTATATGACATTTCGCGATGCATGCTATGCTCGTGGTTTGATTTCTGATgagaaagaatatattgatgcAATACTAGAAGCTAGCAAGTGGTCAAGGCTAGTGCCCTCCGCCGCTTATTTGTAACATTACTTACTTCTAAATCTATTACGCCCCAGAGAAGATTTGGGACGCAACTTGGGAACATTTATGTGAAGATGTAGAATATTGTTTGCGTTCAACCATGCTAGGTAAAGGTGtgttttaatgtattttataaaatgttttgttttaatagtctacttttagttttatatattctatattcaaATCATAGAACATGTATCGAAATTATAGTTGCCTCTGCAGATTTTGTGATGGtagatgaaaagaaaaaattgtacGTTTTGGTGGAGTTAGAAAAACTTTTGTCCCCATGGAGTCAGAGCTTGAGTGACTACCCTCAGATGCCAATACCTGATAGGTCTTCCATTCATTGTAAATGTGGATTGGACTTGCAATATTGCGAAGGGGAGTGAACTAGCAGAGTTTATAATTAAATGTAGCTTGATTATTTGGGATGAGGCACCCATGATGCATAAGCACTGCTTTGAAGCATTGGATAAGACTATGTGTGATTTGTTGAGATTTTGTAATCCTTGAAGTTCAAAACTGCCATTTGGCAGGCAAACAATGGTTTTTGGCGGTGATTTCTGACaaatttctgaaaaatattACCGGTTATAACAAAGGGGTTTAGACAAGATATTGTTGGTGCATGTGTGAACTCATCGTATTTATGGGATCATTGTACTGTCTTATGGTTGACAAAGAACTTGAGGTAAGCGTTGTAGATCACCGAGAGTTAAATGATTTTGCCAATTGGATTACTGACATAGATGATGGATTGGTTGGGGCTCAAGATGACGGGGAGGCAAATGTAAATATACCATCGCAACATGTTTTGGGATTTGATGGTGATCCAATAATTGCAATAGTTGATAGTACACTCCCACTTTTTTGTGAAAGGCAACATGATGGTGCTTATTTAACTGGTCGAGCAATTTTGGCACCGACACTTGATGTTGTTGACGATGTGAATGAGTACATGAGTAGTATGAATGATGCAATTGGATGCACATATCTTAGTTGTGGTTCAGTTTGTCCGACTGAGAGTATTCCGAATGTCGTAGCGGGGCTACACACACTTGAATTATTGAAAGGGTTTAAGTGTTCTAGCCTGCCAAATCATTGCTTGTCTTTAAAAGTTGAATGTCCAATTATGCTTTTACGTAATATAGATCCATCTATTGGGTTGTGTAATAGGGCTAGgttaattgttttaaaattggCAGATCATGTCATCGAGGCACAAATCTTATTTGGAACTCATGTAGGAAATAAGGTTTTGATACCATGCTTATCGCTGACTCCATCAGATATGAAGTTCCCATTCAAGTTTCAACGAAAACAATTCCCAGTGATATTGTCTTATGCAATAACCATAAATAAGATCCAAAGTCAAACATTATCTGTTGTAGGTTTGCTTTTAAGAAAAACCAGTGTTTGTGCACAGTCAATTGTACGTGGCATTGTCTAGAGTTAATAACCCCGGTGGTCTGAAGTTACTCATTTGTAATGACAAAAGAGAATATGTTTCTTCTACGTCGAATGTGGTGTATAAAGAGgcctttaataatttataaagatATTTAGTTAGTCTGTATTATGTTATCCAAAACAATttttacgtgtgtgtgtgtgtgtatgtgtgtctatatatatatgtgtgtgtatgtgtgtctatatatatatataattatacatacatatatatatatatatatatatatagatttttattcaaatgtggccgcgcccttacgtgcgaccgtgcggtttacaccactcaatgttaagaaatgcaccactcaatgttacgaaatacaccactcaataacattgagtggtgtatttcatatgaccgtgcggtttacaccactcaatgttaagaaatgcaccactcaatgttacgaaatacaccactcaataacattgagtggtgtatttcatattttatgaaatacaccactcaatgttattgagtggtgcatttcgtaacattgagtggtgcatttcttaacattgagtggtgtaaaccgcacgaccgcacgtaagggcacggccacacctgaacatgaccctgtatatatatatatatatatatatatatatatatatatatatatatatatatatatatatattcttatacatataatccgtgcatcgcaccGGTGCGGTACTAGTAAGGAAGTTAAGATTGACTGAATGAGGAAACTTTTTGCATGGATGCACATGAGATAAAGCATGAAGGCCTCAAAATCACAAGTGGATAACTTCAAATATAGTTGAATATGGAATTTATTTTATCTACATCGTGGCGTATTATGAACAAAAGGCAAGGAGATTTCAGCTCCAGAATTTATGGGAACCAGTCAGCCAGCCACGTAGGCTATAATCAGCGTTCGTGAAACCAAGTCTGAAAAAATGGCATATTAATGTCACCTTTGCAATGAAGTCGGTAGGATCGCATGGTTAAACCGAGGTAGAATCACATTATTGTCAATCAACCAAGATAAAATGATGTTGCCCATATTGTTGTTGCTTCAATTGCTTTTGATCCGAATGTTTGGAGTGCAGTTTTGGCCAACCCAGGGCTCCAGGAACTCCTCATGACATAGAAAACCACTGTTTCTATGAGTTCTGTCCTTGATGGTGAATATAGCGTGGAGGAATCCGTTGTAGAAATTGATTTCTTACGTTATTCATCACTGAAGAGTGATGACTTGACATCAAAAAGACGGGTCCTCTAAGCCCGAGAATGGTTTTACAGGTTTCTTGCAGAATATTAAAGCAGCGGTTATTGATATGATAGAACTGCTTATCCGATTTCTTCCAAAATCTCTTTGGAGGTTACAAAGTATTTGCAAATGCTGATAGAAGTGCAAAAATAAGTGTGGTAGACAGGGCCTTGGGTGCATTGTTAATGGGATTGGAAATTATGGTGATAATGGTGGTACAGTGGTGCTGTAACGAGCTTAATCATATTCTGCAAAAATTCGTCGAAGCTACATAgccatataaatatattatagtaCAATTTGGTTGCTAAAGTTATTTTGAAATGAACAATTAAGCATGTACTATATAAGACAGAATAAAGAAATTCAtgaaactattaaaaaaatagcNCGGTACTAGTAAGGAAGTTAAGATTGACTGAATGAGGAAACTTTTTGCATGGATGCACATGAGATAAAGCATGAAGGCCTCAAAATCACAAGTGGATAACTTCAAATATAGTTGAATATGGAATTTATTTTATCTACATCGTGGCGTATTATGAACAAAAGGCAAGGAGATTTCAGCTCCAGAATTTATGGGAACCAGTCAGCCAGCCACGTAGGCTATAATCAGCGTTCGTGAAACCAAGTCTGAAAAAATGGCATATTAATGTCACCTTTGCAATGAAGTCGGTAGGATCGCATGGTTAAACCGAGGTAGAATCACATTATTGTCAATCAACCAAGATAAAATGATGTTGCCCATATTGTTGTTGCTTCAATTGCTTTTGATCCGAATGTTTGGAGTGCAGTTTTGGCCAACCCAGGGCTCCAGGAACTCCTCATGACATAGAAAACCACTGTTTCTATGAGTTCTGTCCTTGATGGTGAATATAGCGTGGAGGAATCCGTTGTAGAAATTGATTTCTTACGTTATTCATCACTGAAGAGTGATGACTTGACATCAAAAAGACGGGTCCTCTAAGCCCGAGAATGGTTTTACAGGTTTCTTGCAGAATATTAAAGCAGCGGTTATTGATATGATAGAACTGCTTATCCGATTTCTTCCAAAATCTCTTTGGAGGTTACAAAGTATTTGCAAATGCTGATAGAAGTGCAAAAATAAGTGTGGTAGACAGGGCCTTGGGTGCATTGTTAATGGGATTGGAAATTATGGTGATAATGGTGGTACAGTGGTGCTGTAACGAGCTTAATCATATTCTGCAAAAATTCGTCGAAGCTACATAgccatataaatatattatagtaCAATTTGGTTGCTAAAGTTATTTTGAAATGAACAATTAAGCATGTACTATATAAGACAGAATAAAGAAATTCAtgaaactattaaaaaaatagcaCTGGAGACATGAGGTTGGCACCCCTCGGAACGTAGTGGTTGGCCTAAGGCACCACTCTCCGCAAGGCAGTTAACCTTATTTGGAGCATGAGAATGAGATATGACCTTTGCGGTCGAAGTGGGCATGCAAGCATCCTGATCTGTGTGCCGGACGACTATGCCTTCTAGAATAATAACTTGGCCTATGATATAATAGAGTCTAGAGTCGACCAGACGACCAGTCACCAGCgtgatatatgtgtgtgtgtgtgtgtgtgtgtgtacacacacacacacacacatagatatatatatatagggtcataatcaaGTGTGGTCgtcccttaacgtgcggtcagtgcggcctcaccactatgtatatataaatatacaccactcaatgttagaaaatgcaccacacaaatatgcatcattaggtacgcatcaccaaaaaacacaccactgggtatgtaaatatacaccacacaatgttaACAATCGCACCATTAGAGGTAGGGGAATTATGGTGCAtgttttgggtgtgtggtgtgtttttaggtgtttttgtgtattttcattgtggtgtgttttctaacattgagtggtgcgaactgcaccaaccgcacgggaaggcgcgaccgcatttgagcatatatatatatatatatatatatatatatatatatatacgatcaTATGAAACAATTGCCTTAGGTGCCTAGGGGTGTGTAGAACCCGAGTTATCCGAAAAACCCGACCGATCTGTGAACCGAGTTTGCCCAACGGAAGCCGACCGAACCCGAGATGCTGTGGACCGAACCGGCGACCAAACAGCGTTGGTTAATAGGGGTTCGGGTGGGGGGAATAAATTCCCAATCGACCCGCCCAAAAATCCGATTAAAGCTTAGGGTTGCGTATGTGTGTAAGGGTGTGACGTCGTTTGGtcatagtatgtatatatatatatatatatatatatatgttggtaAGGTTGAAAGGCATTCAGTCATTTGCGCAGTCGTGATTTTGAAACTAGGGTTCCTCACTTCTTCTCCCTTCTACTTCGCGATTATGATTTCTCTCTTCTCTAATCTCTGGACTCTAGTCTAGTGGTCTCTCCCTTCTCCCTTCGCGAATCACGAATGTGATTCACTGATTTGTTCATTTGTCTAAGACTCTGGACTCTGAGTTCTCTCTATTCTAGAGTCTAGATTCTAGTTTGTTCTCGGCTTTTCGTTCGTTCTCTAGTGGTAGTCTGGTGGATACCGTGCTGGTAGCTGGTGGCTGGTGGCTGGTGCAGTGGTGCTGTGGGCTGTGGCTTGTGGTGGACTGGTGGTGTAGTCGACTGTCGACTTCGGCTGGTGATATTTGTACAAAGAAGCCCTTGTTCTCCGGGGTATTGTGAGAAACGAAGTAAATCGTCGAACCCTAGTTCTTTAAATTTGAGTTGTTAAATTTATATGCATATTCTGGTGGAAGCACTGACTTTTGATTGCAAACCCTAGTTCAATTTGTATGCTTATTATGCGATTTTGTGATATGTTCTGTCATAGTATGATATTCTAGATTTTTTGTGGAAACACTGATTTTTGATTGTATGATAATCTGGTGGAAGCACTGACTATTTAGTGTTTactgaaaatttttattcattgGCCATTATTGGTGAAAATTTGAATAAGGTGGAAGCACTGGAAAATACTGAAATATGTATCAGGGTAAGTCCCAATGGTGAAATCCAGAAAATGATGAACTGTACAAGATGACAGGTTCCTGATTCTGGATTTCTTTGTGTGATACTGTGATTGTATCActttatgttaaattgtttaCAAATTACAAGTTTATGGATGTAAGACCCTTAAATTACAAGTTTAAGCCCCAATTATGAAATTTAGACAAATGATGAACTTTGAAATGCCTGTCTTTCTAAGTTTCTGATTCTGGATTTCTGTAGTTATGTGTTCTGTGTATAGTATATGAAATTCTACAATATGTTTACCACTTTACTGATAGTATTCCATTTCTTTAGATGGAAAATATCATAGtctcactactacaaaaatcacttttaacgtcggttatttttgACATACGACGTTGGTTATTTTGCGACGTAGTTCTGGAAGACGTTGTAAGTAaattatacgacgtcggtttaacaaccgacgtcgtatgctttttttttaaaaacaaataaagaaaaggcgtcggtttttatttttgtaaaaaaccGACACCGTTTcttctttttataaaaatataaagaaacgACGTCAGTTTTTTTAATAAACCgacgttatttatttatttattttaagaaaatcaGAGAACAACGTCggtgtttttttaataaacaatagcgtttttttttgttttgtttacagAACTTGAGCATTGTACCAAAGAAGAAGAATGCTAATACCTGCAACATCTCAACAAATACGTATGCATATGACTGAGTGTGTATTCTTAttacaaaagaagaagaatgctTACAAAATAGTAgctttttacaaaaataaaaaataaaaatacgcCGTGGCTGAGTTGTAGCACCGCCGCTGAGTCTTGTTCTTGGGATGTCTGATCTCTGCAAACCATTTCTTCCGGTGTTGTTGCCGCATGCGGAGCTCTGGCTTTTTTTGTGGAGCTCTTTGTGGTTTCCGGTGTTGCTGTCGCATGCACAAACCATTTCCGCCGCATGAAGCAATTCGCAGCTTTGTGGTTTATGTTGTGGAGCTCTGGCTTGCTTCATTGGGATGGATCTTATACCAAGATAGCTCATTCTCACAGATATGGAGCTCTGGCTTGCATCCAACGGCGGACTGGTTGCTGCtgaaaaaaacaaagagaagaATAAAGGATGAAGATGAGTGAGAAATAATAACATAATGGATAagaataaacaaaatataatagaataagAAGAAAGATAAGACTATAAGAGAATGGATGTTGTATACAAATAAGAATACAAAAAGCAAAAGTAGCACAACACCCCATGAAAGCTACATTAAAAAGAtactttgaatttgaaatttgaatacaTTCATTTTTTATCTGGATCCCGCACCTgccacataattttttttaaattaaataaaaatcatacaacgtcggttatttgaGGTTATTtcaaataaccgacgtcgtatgtttttttgaatattttttaaaaatagaaacgACTTCGGTTTTCTAAAAAACCGACGCTGTTTcctcaaattaaaattttttaaagatacgacgtcggttttttaagaaaactgacgtcgtattatttttagaaataaaaaaaaatccgtaATTATTAACAACGTCGGTTTTGTtaaaaccgacgttatatgCTATTTTTGTAGTGGTGTCTGGTAGTCCCTTCCAACTCTTCCAACTCTTCAAATGATGGGTCTACAGTGGTGGAAGCCCAAACTGTTGACACAAATAGTTAACAGAATGTGCAACCTACTGCTGTAGTTCCTGCGAAGAAAAGGAAGCAAGTTGATTCCAGATCAAGAGTTTGGGacaattttgaaagaattactAATGATAGTGATGTTACTATAAAGGAAAAGTGTATATATTGtgtcaaagtatatcaatgtaaatcCAAAAAACATGGTACTTCATCTCTGAGAAACCACATGCTTAGTTGTCTGAAAAACCCTCACTCTAAAGACACTAGACAATCACTTCTGACCTTTCAAGTTGTTACAAATTCTGATGCATCTCAACCTACTTTGGGTGAGTTAGGAACCTAAGTTTATAATCAAGAAGCTAttaggaggaccttgattgaaaTGATTATAATAGATGAACTACCTTTTAGATTTGTTAAGGGTCCAGGGTTTAGGAAGTTCATTGTGGTGGCTTGTCCTATGTTTAAGATTCCATCTAGAAGGACAATAAGTAGGGACATCAGTCTGATTTATGAAGAGGAAAGGCTGAaggtaaaatgtttttttagggGAAACACTCAAAGAGTCAGTATTAC from Ipomoea triloba cultivar NCNSP0323 chromosome 7, ASM357664v1 encodes:
- the LOC116024306 gene encoding uncharacterized protein LOC116024306 codes for the protein MGSLYCLMVDKELEVSVVDHRELNDFANWITDIDDGLVGAQDDGEANVNIPSQHVLGFDGDPIIAIVDSTLPLFCERQHDGAYLTGRAILAPTLDVVDDVNEYMSSMNDAIGCTYLSCGSVCPTESIPNVVAGLHTLELLKGFKCSSLPNHCLSLKVECPIMLLRNIDPSIGLCNRARLIVLKLADHVIEAQILFGTHVGNKVLIPCLSLTPSDMKFPFKFVKGPGFRKFIVVACPMFKIPSRRTISRDISLIYEEERLKWKLSKKNISFVPVASHKGEYIAKALETCLLNWGIRNVREAVRYVRNSPARLKKFKDLSS